gcctcagcctccggagtagctgggactacaggcgcctgccacctcgcccggctagttttttttgtatttttagtagagacggggtttcaccgtgttagccaggatggtctcaatctcctgacctcgtgatccacccgtctcggcctcccaaagtgctgggattacaggcttgagccaccgcgcccggcctagccttttatttttttaagacaaggtcttactctatcacccaggctggagttacaCATCTGTGGTGTGATCACAGATcgctgcaacctcaaacttccagactcaagcaatcctctcaagtagctgggactacaggcatgtgccaccttgcccggccaatttttgtatttttagtggagttgggattttgccatgttgcccaggctggtctttttattattatttatttttgagatggaatcttgctgtcacccaggctggagtgcagtggcacaatctcggcttactgcaacctccacctcccaggttcaagtaattttcatgcctcaacctcccaagtagctgggattacaggcatgaaccactacactcagctaattttagtatttttagtagaaacagggtttcacaatgttggccagtctggtcttggactcctgacctcaagtgatccacccgcctcagcctcccaaagtgctgggattacaggtgtgagccacgaaaCCCggctttctaaaatttattatttatttttgagacacaatctccgtcgcccaggcttgaatgcagtggtgtcatcttggctcactgcaacctctgcctcccaggtttaagtgattctcttgcctcagcctcctgagtagctgggattacagatgtgcgccaccacacctggctaatttttgtatttttagtagaaatgggatttcaccatgttggccaggctggtctcaaattcctgacctcaggtgatccgcccacctcgcctcccaaagtgctgggagtacaggcgtgagccactgtgcttggccagtcAGCTCATATATTACCTGCAAAACCCAATCCCATTGTGCCTTTCTCTGGCTGAGTCATGGATTCAAACCTTGCCTCACGGACACGGGAAGCAATGATGACTGGCTATGCCTTCTCCCCTGCCTCCAGagcatttgtattttagtagactgAGGAAGACTTCGGGATTCCAGGAAAGGTCTTGTCTAACAGGCAGAAGGAAGTGGACTCTGGGCCAAGCTCCCTTTGTTCAAACACCAGCTGTGCTGATTTTTGCTGTGAGTCACttagtctcagttttctcacctgtgaaacAGGAATAGCAGCTCCTCTCAGGACTCATGGCCGGGAGCTTTGGTAAGCAGGTGATTGTCATCAATGACCCtcactcctctctcctctcttcccagcTACTCTGACCCATGGATCCCCTGGGCCCGGCCAAGCCACAATGGCCGTGGCGCCATTGTCTGGCCGGACTGCTATTTCAGCTGCTGGTGGCTGTGTGTTTCTTCTCCTACCTGCGTGTGtcccgagatgatgccactgggTCCCCTAGGCCAGGGTTCATGGCAGTGGCATCTGTCACTGGGGCTCCCAAGTGGGTCCTCCCAACAGGACACCACTCCCACCCGCCCCCCTCTCCTGATCCTGCTGTGGACGTGGCCTTTCCACATCCCCGTGGCTCTGTCCCGCTGTTCAGAGATGGTGCCTGGCACGGCCGACTGCCATATTACTGCCTGACCGCAAGGTGTACCCACAGGCAGACTGCGGTCATCGTGCACCACTGGGATATCATGTCCAATCCTAAGTCACGTCTCCCACTTTCCCCGAGGCGGCAGGGGCAGCGCTGGATCTGGTTCAACTTAGAGCCACCCTCTAACTGCTGGCACCTAGAAGCCCTGGACGGATACTTCAATCTCACCATGTCCTACCGCAGCGACTCCGACATCTTCACGCCCTACAGGCTGGCTGGAGCCGTGGTCCGGCCAGCCTGCCCACCCACCGCTCAACCTCTCGGCCAAGACCGAGCTGGTGGCCTGGGCGGTATCCAACTGGAAGCCGGACTTGGCCAGGGTGCGCTACTACCAGAGCCTGCAGGCCCATCTCAAGGTGGATGTGTACGGGAAATCCCACAAGCCCCTGCCCAAGGGGACCATGATGGAGACGCTGTCCCGGTACAAGTTCTACCTGGCCTTCGAGAACTCCTTGCACCCTGACTACATCACCGAGAAGCTGTGGAGGAACGCCCTGGAGGCCTGGGCCGTGCCCGTGGTGCTGGGCCCCAGCAGGAGCAACTATGAGAGGTTCCTGCCGCCCGACGCCTTCATCCACGTGGACGACTTCCAGAGCCCCAAGGACCTGGCCCGATACCTGCAGGAGCTGGACAAGGACCACGCCCGCTACCTGAGCTACTTTCGCTGGCGGAAGATGCTGCGGCCTCGCTCCTTCAGCTGGGCACTGGATTTCTGCAAGGCCTGCTGGAAACTGCAGGAGGAATCCAGGTACCAGACCGTGCACAGCATAGCGGCTTGGTTCACCTAAGAGGCTGGTGTGGGGCCTGGGCTGCTGGGAACCTCATCTGCCTGGGTCCTCACCTGCTGGAGTCCTTCATGGCCAGCCCTCTCACTTACCTGGGAACTCACATGCTGGGCTTCACGGCTGTCAGGAGCCTCCCCTGCAGAAGCCTTGCCTGCTGGGGACCTCGTCTGTTGGGGACCTCACCTCCTGGGGACCTTGGCCACTGGAGGCTGCACCTACTGAGGATCTCTGCTGTTGGGGACTTTACCTGCTGGGACCTACTCCCAGAGACCCTGCCACACTGAATCTCACCTGCTAGGAGCTTCACCTGCTGGGGACCTCACCCTGGAGGGCACTGGGCCCTGGGGAACTGGCACCCTTGGGGCCCCACCCAGAGTGATGGTTCTGGCCAATTTGTTTGTGATGTTGTTAGCTGCCTGTGAGGGTTGCAGAGAGATAATCACGGCACCATTTCCAGTTGTAATACTGTAAGGAAAAATGATCACGTGTCTCCTCAATCTAGAGGATTTGtccctgtcaggcctctgagtccaagttaagccatcatatccccagtgacctgcacgtatccatccagatggcctgaagtaactgaagatccacaaaagtgaaaataaccttaagtgatgacattccaccactgtgatttgttcctgccccaccctaactgatcccTGTACTTTgtcatctcccccacccttaagaaggttctttgtaaatccccccacccttgagaatgtactttgtgagatttcaccccctgcccccaaaacattgctcttaactccaccgcctatcctcAAACCTGTAAGAACCAATGATAACCCACcgccctttgctgactcctttttcgggctcagcccgcctgcacccaggtgaaataaacagccacgttgctcacacaaagcctgtttggtggtctcttcacatggacatgtGAGACatttggtgccgaagacccgggtCAGCAGGACTCCTTCAGGAGACCAGGGccctgtcctcaccctcactccGTGAAGAGATCCATCTACGACCTCGGCTCCTCAGACAAACCaacccaaggaacatctcaccaatttcaaatcgTGTAAGCAgcctctttttactttcttctccaacctctctcactatccctcaacctctttctccttgcAATCTTGGTGCCACCCTGCAGTCACTcccttaatttcaattcctttcattttctggtagagacaaaggagacacattttatccgGTGGACCCAAAACTCTGGCACCGGTCATGGACTCAGGAAGGCcgccttcccttggtgtttaatcattgcggggacgcctgattattcacccatgTTCCACTGGTGTCTGATCTCCACGGGGACACCTGCCTTGGTCActcacccacattcccttggtggcaagtcagTTGCGGGGACGTCTGCTTtggctgctccccacccccttctccctgtctctacccttctctttaaacttgcctccttcactatgggcaacctttcaccctccattcctccttcttctcccttagcctgtgttctcaagaactgaAAACCTCTTcggccatgtgcggtggctcacgcctgtaatcccagcactttgagagatgaaggcgggcagatcacgaggtcaggagatcaagaccacggtgaaaccccatctctactaacaacaaaaatacaaaaaaattagccacgcgcggtggtgggcgcctgtgctTCCAGcgactcgtgaggctgaggcaggagaatggcgtgaatcccagaggcggagcttgcagtgagccgagatggcgccactgcactccaacctgggtgacagagcgagactccgtctcaaaaaaaaaaaaaaaaaaaaaaaggaaattctcgccgggcgcggtggctcacgcctgtaatcccagcactttaggaggccaaggcagcggatcacgaggtcaggagatcgagaccctcctggttaacacggtaaaaccccgtctctactgaaaatacaaaaaattagccaggcatggtggtgggcacctgtagtcccagctattcgggaggctgaggcaggagaatggcgtgaacccgggaggtagagcttgcagtgagccgagatcgcgccactgcactccagcctgggcgacagagccagactgtctcaaaaaaaaaaaaaaaaaaaaaaaaaaaaaaaagcctgacctaaaatctaagcatcttattttcttctgcaatactgcttggccccaatacaaactcgatAGTAGTCTCAAGTGGCCAGAGAAACGCACTTTCAATTTGTctatcctacaagatctagataatttttgttgaaaaatgggcaaacggTCTGAGTG
This Rhinopithecus roxellana isolate Shanxi Qingling chromosome 8, ASM756505v1, whole genome shotgun sequence DNA region includes the following protein-coding sequences:
- the LOC104665388 gene encoding LOW QUALITY PROTEIN: galactoside 3(4)-L-fucosyltransferase (The sequence of the model RefSeq protein was modified relative to this genomic sequence to represent the inferred CDS: deleted 4 bases in 4 codons) — its product is MDPLGPAKPQWPWRHCLAGLLFQLLVAVCFFSYLRVSRDDATGSPRPGFMAVASVTGAPSGSSQQDTTPTRPPLLILLWTWPFHIPVALSRCSEMVPGTADCHITADRKVYPQADAVIVHHWDIMSNPKSRLPLSPRRQGQRWIWFNLEPPSNCWHLEALDGYFNLTMSYRSDSDIFTPYGWLEPWSGQPAHPPLNLSAKTELVAWAVSNWKPDLARVRYYQSLQAHLKVDVYGKSHKPLPKGTMMETLSRYKFYLAFENSLHPDYITEKLWRNALEAWAVPVVLGPSRSNYERFLPPDAFIHVDDFQSPKDLARYLQELDKDHARYLSYFRWRKMLRPRSFSWALDFCKACWKLQEESRYQTVHSIAAWFT